In Musa acuminata AAA Group cultivar baxijiao chromosome BXJ2-3, Cavendish_Baxijiao_AAA, whole genome shotgun sequence, the following proteins share a genomic window:
- the LOC135607973 gene encoding transcription factor bHLH143-like: MKKNLNPWLNFPHQMQRFSSLNSATDLMEPNIGRQNNPPTAFPTYIKHCGCVVPSNTTIMFPEIQALKSFEMASSIKFSAIPMFVPPDFGGSTKRLPVLNQSWERTGLDLSSSLHPYRTLNHANESLDIQGSNETVHIGHEVEEMHEDLSSSLHPNRTLNHANESLDVQGSNETVHIGHEVEEVHEDSEEIDALLYSDSDDDDSREEEDASTGHSPFGPMTGSSSEVASSIFPVKRKRLDEDEPDALLLDTATSGGHHGDNSDLDFNKHRIEGGDSSCVRGEDQDRKRLKRERILEIVSALRRIIPGGEGKDAATVIDEAICYVKSLKLKAKDLGAATW, encoded by the coding sequence ATGAAGAAAAACCTCAATCCTTGGCTCAATTTTCCACATCAAATGCAGCGGTTTAGTAGCTTAAACTCTGCTACTGatctcatggagcccaacattggGCGACAGAACAACCCACCGACGGCTTTCCCTACCTACATTAAACATTGTGGCTGTGTCGTCCCCAGTAATACCACCATAATGTTCCCAGAGATTCAAGCACTCAAATCCTTTGAGATGGCATCATCTATAAAATTTTCTGCAATTCCCATGTTTGTTCCACCAGACTTTGGTGGATCTACGAAGAGATTGCCAGTTCTTAATCAGTCGTGGGAACGAACAGGCTTAGATTTAAGCTCTTCATTACACCCATATCGGACTCTTAATCATGCAAATGAAAGTCTGGACATTCAGGGAAGCAATGAAACTGTTCACATTGGACATGAAGTCGAGGAGATGCATGAAGATTTAAGCTCTTCATTACACCCAAATCGGACTCTTAATCATGCAAATGAAAGTCTGGACGTTCAGGGAAGCAATGAAACTGTTCACATTGGACATGAAGTCGAGGAAGTGCATGAAGATTCTGAGGAAATTGATGCTCTTTTATATTCTGACTCTGATGATGATGACagcagggaggaggaggatgccAGTACAGGACATTCGCCATTTGGGCCAATGACAGGAAGTTCGTCCGAGGTAGCTAGCTCTATCTTCCCAGTCAAGAGAAAGCGACTTGATGAGGATGAACCTGATGCTTTGCTTTTGGACACGGCAACATCAGGAGGCCACCATGGAGACAATTCTGATTTGGATTTTAACAAACATAGGATTGAAGGTGGCGACTCGAGCTGTGTGAGAGGAGAAGACCAGGATCGCAAGCGGTTGAAAAGGGAGAGGATATTAGAAATAGTCAGTGCTCTCAGAAGGATCATCCCAGGTGGAGAGGGAAAGGATGCCGCAACTGTCATTGATGAGGCTATTTGCTATGTCAAGTCTCTCAAGCTGAAAGCCAAAGATTTAGGTGCTGCTACATGGTAG
- the LOC135607587 gene encoding serine/threonine-protein kinase PEPKR2-like, giving the protein MAHHVLFDVGFVMSFDDFPILFMTGQKLSGVAGSPAYVAPEVLLGDYSEKVDIWAAGVLLHLLLVGELPFNGGSLEAVFEAIKKTELDFTCGVWESISELARDLLSRMLTRDVSKRITTDEILNHSWILFYTKCPSEVMRRKSVRKNIKPIIDVERIAAAISSTLSTESSSSKSEEQDGCCFVDALAAAMSRVSISETKRTRLCGPVSPIQQQCSSNMESNLCTAF; this is encoded by the exons ATGGCCCATCATGTGTTGTTTGATGTGGGCTTTGTCATGTCATTTGATGATTTTCCAATTTTGTTCATGACAGGTCAGAAGTTGTCTGGTGTTGCTGGAAGCCCAGCATATGTAGCACCAGAAGTTCTCTTGGGGGACTATTCTGAGAAAGTAGATATTTGGGCAGCCGGTGTTCTCCTCCACTTGCTGCTGGTTGGTGAGCTACCATTCAATGGTGGATCTTTGGAAGCTGTCTTTGAGGCAATTAAAAAGACCGAGCTTGATTTTACATGTGGGGTGTGGGAGTCAATATCGGAGCTAGCACGGGACCTGCTTAGTAGGATGCTGACTCGGGATGTCTCAAAAAGGATCACGACTGATGAAATTTTAA ATCACTCGTGGATTTTATTCTATACAAAATGCCCATCCGAGGTGATGCGAAGAAAATCTGTAAGAAAAAACATTAAACCCATAATCGATGTCGAGAGAATTGCTGCAGCCATCAGCAGCACTCTGTCTACAGAGAGTTCAAGTTCAAAGTCCGAGGAGCAGGatggctgttgctttgtcgatgctcTCGCAGCTGCCATGTCACGTGTTTCAATCTCTGAGACGAAGCGCACCAGGCTGTGCGGCCCTGTGAGTCCAATCCAGCAGCAGTGCTCTTCTAACATGGAATCTAACCTCTGTACAGCATTCTGA
- the LOC135607978 gene encoding serine/threonine-protein kinase PEPKR2-like, with protein sequence MRRKRKEIRSSENVGFYLSDDFDKARQIKKKCSEHWKVCPTEKVGSCSRGDEKVGSCGGGTAAGVVMTAPASGRSAADSPGRGLKRKLGCVESATRIGRKKKLENEYVLGRQIGKGRFGSVRLCWSKVNGEEFACKTLLKNGEETVHREVEIMQHVSGHPGIVTLKAVFEDSKSFHLVMELCSGGRLMDQMVKEGRYSECRAAILMKELILVIKYCHEMGVVHRDIKPENILLTTSGKMKLSDFGLAVRVACGQKLSGVAGSPAYVAPEVLLGDYSEKVDIWAAGVLLHLLLVGGLPFNGGSLEAVFEAIKKTELDFTCGVWESISELARDLLSRMLTRDVSKRITTDEILNHSWILFYTKCPSEVMRRKSVRKNIKPIIDVERIAAAISSTLSTESSSSKSEEQDGCCFVDALAAAMSRVSISETKRTRLCGPVSPIQQQCSSNMESNLCTAF encoded by the exons atgaggaggaagagaaaggaaattAGGTCTTCGGAGAATGTTGGATTCTACCTGTCCGATGATTTTGACAAGGCGCGCCAGATCAAGAAGAAGTGCAGCGAGCACTGGAAGGTTTGCCCTACGGAAAAGGTGGGATCGTGCAGCCGTGGGGATGAGAAGGTCGGATCTTGCGGCGGCGGAACGGCCGCTGGAGTTGTCATGACCGCTCCTGCATCCGGGAGATCGGCGGCTGATTCCCCTGGTCGCGGCCTAAAGAGGAAGCTGGGGTGCGTCGAATCTGCAACCAGGATCGGACGGAAGAAGAAACTGGAGAATGAGTACGTTCTTGGACGCCAGATCGGGAAAGGGAGATTTGGGTCTGTGCGGTTGTGCTGGAGCAAGGTCAATGGTGAGGAATTTGCCTGCAAGACTCTGCTTAAAAATGGTGAGGAGACGGTGCACCGTGAGGTGGAGATCATGCAGCATGTATCTGGTCACCCGGGCATTGTGACCCTAAAGGCCGTATTCGAAGATTCCAAAAGCTTCCATCTCGTTATGGAGCTATGCTCTGGGGGCCGGTTGATGGACCAGATGGtcaaggaaggaaggtattcggAGTGCAGAGCCGCAATTTTGATGAAGGAGTTAATTTTGGTCATCAAGTATTGCCATGAAATGGGTGTGGTTCATCGTGATATTAAGCCAGAGAATATTCTTCTCACCACCTCAGGGAAGATGAAGCTTTCAGACTTTGGATTGGCAGTCCGGGTTGCATGCG GTCAGAAGTTGTCTGGTGTTGCTGGAAGCCCAGCATATGTAGCACCAGAAGTTCTCTTGGGGGACTATTCTGAGAAAGTAGATATTTGGGCAGCCGGTGTTCTCCTCCACTTGCTGCTGGTTGGTGGGCTACCATTCAATGGTGGATCTTTGGAAGCTGTCTTTGAGGCAATTAAAAAGACCGAGCTTGATTTTACATGTGGGGTGTGGGAGTCAATATCGGAGCTAGCACGGGACCTGCTTAGTAGGATGCTGACTCGGGATGTCTCAAAAAGGATCACGACTGATGAAATTTTAA ATCACTCGTGGATTTTATTCTATACAAAATGCCCATCCGAGGTGATGCGAAGAAAATCTGTAAGAAAAAACATTAAACCCATAATCGATGTCGAGAGAATTGCTGCAGCCATCAGCAGCACTCTGTCTACAGAGAGTTCAAGTTCAAAGTCCGAGGAGCAGGatggctgttgctttgtcgatgctcTCGCAGCTGCCATGTCACGTGTTTCAATCTCTGAGACGAAGCGCACCAGGCTGTGCGGCCCTGTGAGTCCAATCCAGCAGCAGTGCTCTTCTAACATGGAATCTAACCTCTGTACAGCATTCTGA
- the LOC103979212 gene encoding protein DETOXIFICATION 27 — MGNGEERIALLQGEVKEEEVSGTGLVRRSWIESRKLWRIVGPAIFGRVVIYSLNVITQAFAGHLGDLELASISIANTVVVGFSFGLMLGMASALETLCGQAFGAKKYHMLGVYLQRSCIVLFLCAVLLLPIYFFATPILMLIGQPPELAVQAGQVSMWFIPLHFSFVFLFPLQRFLQCQLKNSIIVIVSAVCLVVHLLVTWLFVSKLQFGLIGTVFTLNFSWWVGIFCLFGYIACGSCPDTWTGFSMEAFGGLWEFIKLSAASGVMLCLENWYYRVLILMTGYLKNAEIAVDAISICMSLNGWELMIPLAFFAGTGVRVANELGAGNGKAARFATIVSVATSAVIGLFFCLLVLVLHDKFALIYSSSSVVVEAVDELSLLLALTVLLNSVQPVLSGVAVGSGWQALVAYVNIGTYYLVGIPAGILMGWVFKLGVLGIWAGMIGGTAVQTLILAIMTIRCDWDEEAKNASARMERLATSSKP; from the exons ATGGGGAATGGAGAGGAGAGGATTGCCCTTCTCCAAGGGGAAGTCAAGGAGGAGGAAGTGTCGGGGACGGGGTTGGTGAGGAGGTCTTGGATCGAGTCCAGGAAGCTATGGAGGATCGTAGGCCCGGCGATCTTTGGCAGGGTGGTAATCTACAGTTTGAACGTCATCACCCAGGCCTTCGCAGGCCACCTCGGCGACCTCGAGCTCGCATCCATCTCCATCGCCAACACCGTCGTCGTTGGATTCAGCTTCGGCCTAATG CTTGGAATGGCGAGCGCATTGGAGACACTATGTGGGCAGGCTTTCGGCGCTAAGAAGTACCATATGCTAGGCGTGTACCTGCAGCGATCGTGCATTGTGCTTTTCCTGTGTGCGGTCCTCTTGCTCCCGATTTACTTCTTTGCCACCCCCATCCTGATGCTCATCGGGCAGCCGCCCGAACTGGCGGTGCAAGCCGGACAAGTGTCGATGTGGTTCATTCCGCTGCACTTCTCCTTCGTCTTCCTCTTCCCCCTCCAACGATTCTTGCAGTGCCAGCTCAAGAACTCGATCATTGTCATAGTTTCAGCAGTGTGCCTTGTCGTCCACCTGCTCGTTACTTGGCTCTTCGTTTCGAAGCTGCAATTTGGCCTAATTGGAACTGTATTCACCCTAAACTTCTCGTGGTGGGTTGGTATTTTCTGCCTCTTTGGGTATATCGCATGCGGAAGCTGCCCCGACACATGGACGGGCTTCTCCATGGAAGCCTTTGGGGGCCTGTGGGAGTTCATAAAGCTTTCGGCTGCTTCTGGTGTCATGCTATG CTTGGAGAACTGGTACTATAGAGTACTGATCTTGATGACGGGGTATCTAAAGAACGCTGAGATCGCTGTGGATGCCATCTCTATTTG CATGAGCTTGAATGGATGGGAGTTGATGATTCCTTTGGCATTCTTTGCTGGCACCGG AGTGCGGGTGGCCAATGAGCTCGGAGCTGGCAATGGCAAAGCTGCTAGGTTCGCCACCATTGTATCCGTGGCTACTTCTGCTGTGATCGGCCTCTTCTTCTGCTTGCTGGTCTTGGTGCTCCATGATAAGTTCGCCCTCATCTACTCATCCAGTTCGGTTGTGGTCGAAGCCGTTGACGAACTGTCCCTTCTACTGGCGCTCACAGTTCTCCTCAACAGCGTCCAACCTGTTCTTTCCG GTGTTGCTGTAGGGTCAGGGTGGCAGGCTCTGGTGGCATATGTTAACATAGGAACATACTACCTTGTTGGAATTCCTGCTGGAATTCTCATGGGATGGGTCTTCAAACTTGGCGTTCTG GGAATTTGGGCTGGAATGATCGGTGGAACTGCAGTCCAGACGCTGATCTTAGCCATTATGACCATCAGGTGTGATTGGGATGAGGAG GCCAAAAACGCCAGCGCACGCATGGAGAGATTGGCTACTTCCAGTAAACCATGA
- the LOC135607974 gene encoding uncharacterized protein LOC135607974, which yields MARSLLSPMPSSPQFSIYRRLALLPCRFVGISTSVRAHRRLLFLRAAAQSPGPAGDDASSPSQEDAQKKNSKTAAPDLPSLPYPNIPIWARWVLGAAVILAVPFYRRFLKIEGEVKKTAKAAVGVVEKVAEATEKIAMDVAEALPENTKLKQVALEVEEIAEVVDKEAKLAETILEEVDDVVEKVDTLVEPIVDELEGGEGDVTRQGKDSKETI from the exons ATGGCTCGGTCGCTTCTCTCTCCCATGCCCTCAAGCCCCCAGTTCTCCATCTACCGCCGCCTCGCTCTTCTTCCTTGCCGCTTCGTCGGGATCTCCACGTCCGTCCGCGCACACCGACGGCTTCTTTTTCTTCGGGCGGCCGCTCAATCCCCAGGCCCCGCTGGCGACGACGCTTCGTCTCCAAGCCAAGAAGATGCACA GAAGAAGAATTCTAAGACTGCAGCTCCAGATCTACCAAGTCTTCCCTACCCCAACATACCCATCTG GGCGAGATGGGTTTTGGGGGCCGCAGTCATCCTGGCCGTGCCGTTCTACAGAAGGTTCTTAAAGATCGAAG GTGAGGTGAAGAAGACGGCTAAGGCGGCAGTGGGGGTCGTGGAGAAGGTGGCCGAGGCGACGGAGAAGATAGCGATGGATGTAGCGGAGGCGCTGCCGGAGAACACGAAGCTGAAGCAGGTAGCTTTGGAGGTGGAGGAGATAGCCGAAGTGGTAGACAAGGAGGCAAAACTAGCAGAAACCATCCTTGAGGAG GTCGACGACGTGGTGGAGAAGGTGGACACTCTGGTTGAGCCCATCGTTGACGAATTGGAAGGCGGAGAAGGAGACGTGACAAGACAAGGCAAAGATTCCAAGGAGACCATCTGA
- the LOC103979210 gene encoding uncharacterized serine-rich protein C215.13-like isoform X1, whose translation MEIIEMSPEAATMAQLYSPELRIEGSAVAFVGPCLCFGIRKRRCLRPTTRSRKKLLVYDLPRSPPSPPPPHAIVASLSRFDLSPRSSSPFPSAYRLSLSSPLPSPSSSSSTTSSLTHSPSSSNSPGTPGSPFVRCFSPRLASHLEPIVMISPSSSPPTFLFATLPEPSESTASPSSSGPDEATTSPVEKNKKASGEEQEPNSWLPRSRRGRRRTSEHPPQLWHPSFSGDSPSLK comes from the exons ATGGAAATCATCGAGATGTCACCGGAAGCAGCCACGATGGCGCAACTCTACTCACCGGAGCTACGCATTGAGGGTTCCGCCGTCGCCTTCGTCGGACCCTGCCTCTGCTTCGGCATCCGCAAGCGTCGCTGCCTTCGACCCACCACCCGCTCCCGCAAGAAACTCCTCGTCTATGATCTTCCCCGCTCCCCGccttctccccctccccctcACGCCATCGTCGCCTCCCTCTCTCGCTTCGACCTATCGCCCCGCTCCTCCTCTCCATTCCCTTCCGCCTACCGCCTCTCCTTGTCCTCCCCGCTCCCCTCCCCTTCCTCGTCATCATCCACCACCTCCTCCCTGACCCATTCCCCATCCTCCAGCAACTCGCCCGGCACTCCTGGCTCCCCCTTCGTACGCTGTTTCTCCCCTCGACTCGCTTCCCATCTTGAACCGATCGTCATGATCTCGCCATCCTCTTCTCCGCCGACGTTCTTGTTCGCCACTCTGCCGGAGCCGTCAGAGTCGACCGCCTCCCCCTCATCTTCCGGTCCTGATGAAGCGACAACTTCTCCCGTCGAGAAGAACAAAAAG GCTTCCGGAGAAGAACAAGAGCCTAATTCTTGGCTTCCCAGATCGAGGCGGGGAAGACGAAGGACGAGCGAGCATCCACCGCAGCTGTGGCATCCTTCGTTTAGTGGTGATTCGCCGAGTCTGAAATAG
- the LOC103979210 gene encoding early nodulin-20-like isoform X2, with translation MEIIEMSPEAATMAQLYSPELRIEGSAVAFVGPCLCFGIRKRRCLRPTTRSRKKLLVYDLPRSPPSPPPPHAIVASLSRFDLSPRSSSPFPSAYRLSLSSPLPSPSSSSSTTSSLTHSPSSSNSPGTPGSPFVRCFSPRLASHLEPIVMISPSSSPPTFLFATLPEPSESTASPSSSGPDEATTSPVEKNKKIEAGKTKDERASTAAVASFV, from the exons ATGGAAATCATCGAGATGTCACCGGAAGCAGCCACGATGGCGCAACTCTACTCACCGGAGCTACGCATTGAGGGTTCCGCCGTCGCCTTCGTCGGACCCTGCCTCTGCTTCGGCATCCGCAAGCGTCGCTGCCTTCGACCCACCACCCGCTCCCGCAAGAAACTCCTCGTCTATGATCTTCCCCGCTCCCCGccttctccccctccccctcACGCCATCGTCGCCTCCCTCTCTCGCTTCGACCTATCGCCCCGCTCCTCCTCTCCATTCCCTTCCGCCTACCGCCTCTCCTTGTCCTCCCCGCTCCCCTCCCCTTCCTCGTCATCATCCACCACCTCCTCCCTGACCCATTCCCCATCCTCCAGCAACTCGCCCGGCACTCCTGGCTCCCCCTTCGTACGCTGTTTCTCCCCTCGACTCGCTTCCCATCTTGAACCGATCGTCATGATCTCGCCATCCTCTTCTCCGCCGACGTTCTTGTTCGCCACTCTGCCGGAGCCGTCAGAGTCGACCGCCTCCCCCTCATCTTCCGGTCCTGATGAAGCGACAACTTCTCCCGTCGAGAAGAACAAAAAG ATCGAGGCGGGGAAGACGAAGGACGAGCGAGCATCCACCGCAGCTGTGGCATCCTTCGTTTAG